A genomic window from Streptomyces broussonetiae includes:
- a CDS encoding carbohydrate ABC transporter permease, translating to MATRHHTAAPPVGEGGAAPAHSRAASDAGERRRARLSRRWQRDVRWSPYAFVSPFFLLFVAFGLFPLLYTGWASLHTVELTAPTDMRWAGLHNYTRIFDDDFFWNAARNTLTIGVISTVPQLAMAMGLAHILNYKLRASTFFRVVMLAPYATSIAAASLVFVLLFGRDYGMINWALHFVGIGHIDWQNDKWPSQIAVSSIVVWRWTGYNALIYLAAMQAVPQDLYESAALDGANRWQQFFHVTLPQLRPTILFTCVVSTIGASQLFGEPLMFDANKGASGGAEHQFQTLGLYLYEQGWVNQHLGRASAIAWTMFLILIVIGIVNYVISRRLRESG from the coding sequence ATGGCCACCCGGCACCACACCGCCGCGCCCCCCGTAGGGGAGGGGGGCGCGGCCCCGGCCCACTCGCGCGCCGCATCGGACGCCGGCGAGCGGCGACGGGCCCGGCTGTCCCGCCGCTGGCAGCGGGACGTGCGATGGAGCCCTTACGCCTTCGTCTCCCCCTTCTTCCTGCTCTTCGTGGCGTTCGGCCTGTTCCCGCTGCTCTACACGGGCTGGGCCTCGCTGCACACGGTGGAGCTGACCGCGCCCACCGACATGCGGTGGGCGGGGCTGCACAACTACACCCGGATCTTCGACGACGACTTCTTCTGGAACGCGGCGAGGAACACCCTGACCATCGGGGTCATCTCGACCGTCCCGCAGCTGGCGATGGCGATGGGCCTGGCCCACATCCTCAACTACAAGCTGCGCGCCTCGACCTTCTTCCGGGTCGTGATGCTGGCGCCGTACGCGACCTCGATCGCCGCCGCCTCGCTGGTCTTCGTGCTGCTCTTCGGCCGTGACTACGGCATGATCAACTGGGCGCTGCACTTCGTCGGCATCGGCCACATCGACTGGCAGAACGACAAGTGGCCCTCGCAGATCGCGGTCTCCTCGATCGTCGTCTGGCGCTGGACCGGCTACAACGCGCTGATCTACCTGGCCGCGATGCAGGCCGTCCCGCAGGACCTGTACGAGTCGGCCGCGCTGGACGGGGCCAACCGCTGGCAGCAGTTCTTCCATGTGACGCTGCCGCAGCTGCGCCCGACCATCCTGTTCACCTGTGTCGTGTCGACGATCGGGGCCTCGCAGCTGTTCGGCGAGCCGCTGATGTTCGATGCCAACAAGGGCGCCTCCGGCGGTGCCGAGCACCAGTTCCAGACGCTCGGCCTGTATCTGTACGAGCAGGGCTGGGTCAACCAGCACCTGGGGCGCGCCTCCGCGATCGCCTGGACGATGTTCCTGATCCTCATCGTGATCGGGATCGTCAACTACGTCATCTCGCGCCGTCTGCGCGAGAGTGGTTAG
- a CDS encoding carbohydrate ABC transporter permease, translating into MTTTLTPTEVREPRRTRRPKSARAGGTLHAGPLGYAVLVLFSVGSLFPLVWTAIAASRDNNRLAETPPPFWFGSNLMHNLNVAWNDANLGKALVNTTFVAGVSAATIVFLSTIAGFAFAKLRFRGRNALMLIVIGTMMVPPQLSIIPLYMMVAKLDWTDQLQAVILPSLVSAFGVFFMRQYLMQALPDELIEAARVDGAGSWRVVWHIVFPAARPAMAVLGMLMFVQTWNDFLWPFLVLTQNGSPTVQVAVSALGRGYTPDQSLIMAGALLGTLPLLLVFAVFGKQIVGGIMQGAVKG; encoded by the coding sequence GTGACGACGACCCTGACCCCGACCGAGGTGAGAGAGCCTCGGCGGACCCGGAGGCCCAAGTCGGCGCGGGCCGGCGGGACTTTGCACGCGGGCCCCTTGGGGTACGCGGTCCTGGTCCTCTTCTCGGTCGGCTCGCTGTTCCCGCTGGTGTGGACGGCGATCGCCGCGTCCAGGGACAACAACAGGCTGGCCGAGACCCCTCCGCCGTTCTGGTTCGGCTCGAACCTGATGCACAACCTGAACGTCGCCTGGAACGACGCCAACCTGGGCAAGGCGCTCGTCAACACCACGTTCGTGGCCGGGGTTTCGGCGGCGACGATCGTGTTCCTGTCGACGATCGCCGGGTTCGCCTTCGCCAAGCTGCGATTCCGGGGCCGTAACGCCCTGATGCTGATCGTGATCGGCACGATGATGGTGCCGCCGCAGCTCAGCATCATCCCGCTGTACATGATGGTCGCCAAGCTCGACTGGACCGACCAGCTGCAGGCGGTGATCCTGCCGTCGCTGGTCAGCGCGTTCGGGGTGTTCTTCATGCGGCAGTACCTGATGCAGGCGCTGCCGGACGAGCTGATCGAGGCGGCCCGGGTGGACGGCGCGGGCAGCTGGCGGGTGGTGTGGCACATCGTGTTCCCGGCGGCCCGGCCCGCGATGGCGGTCCTCGGGATGCTGATGTTCGTACAGACCTGGAACGACTTCCTGTGGCCGTTCCTCGTCCTCACCCAGAACGGCAGTCCGACCGTACAGGTCGCGGTGTCCGCCCTGGGCCGCGGCTACACCCCCGACCAGTCCCTGATCATGGCGGGCGCGCTGCTCGGCACGCTGCCGCTGCTCCTCGTGTTCGCGGTCTTCGGCAAGCAGATCGTGGGCGGGATCATGCAGGGCGCGGTCAAGGGCTGA
- a CDS encoding GH1 family beta-glucosidase, with amino-acid sequence MPESASALPSVPPVTFPPAFLWGAATSAYQIEGAVREDGRTPSIWDTFSHTPGRTAAGETGDIAVDHYHRYRDDVALMAELGLGTYRFSVSWPRVQPTGRGPAVQRGLDFYRRLVDELLRHGIMPTLTLYHWDLPQELEDAGGWPERDTALRFAEYARLVGEALGDRVELWTTLNEPWCSAFLGYGSGVHAPGRTDAAASLRAAHHLNLAHGLAASALRSVMPARNRIAVSLNSSVVRPKSQEAADLAAARRIDDLANGIFHGPMLHGAYPESLFAATASVTDWSYVLDGDLRTAGAKLNALGLNYYTPALVSAGSGEVTGPRADGHGAGDHSPWPGADDVLFHQTPGERTQMGWTIDPTGLYDLIMRYSREAPNLPLYVTENGAAYDDKPDPDGRVHDPERIAYLHGHLSALRRALTDGADVRGYYLWSLMDNFEWAYGYGRRFGAVYVDYTTLKRTPKSSARWYAEVARTGTLPPVASAT; translated from the coding sequence ATGCCTGAATCCGCCTCCGCCCTGCCGTCCGTACCCCCCGTGACGTTCCCGCCCGCGTTCCTGTGGGGCGCGGCGACCTCGGCGTACCAGATCGAGGGGGCGGTGCGGGAGGACGGCCGCACCCCCTCGATCTGGGACACCTTCAGCCATACGCCGGGCCGGACGGCCGCCGGCGAGACCGGTGACATCGCGGTCGACCACTACCACCGCTACCGCGACGACGTGGCGCTGATGGCGGAGCTGGGCCTGGGCACGTACCGCTTCTCGGTCTCCTGGCCCCGGGTGCAGCCCACCGGCCGGGGCCCGGCGGTCCAGCGCGGCCTGGACTTCTACCGCCGGCTGGTGGACGAGTTGCTGCGGCACGGCATCATGCCGACGCTCACCCTCTACCACTGGGACCTGCCGCAGGAGCTGGAGGACGCGGGGGGCTGGCCGGAGCGGGACACCGCGCTGCGGTTCGCCGAGTACGCACGCCTGGTAGGCGAGGCGCTGGGCGACCGGGTGGAGCTGTGGACCACCCTCAACGAGCCCTGGTGCAGCGCCTTCCTGGGCTACGGCTCCGGGGTGCACGCACCCGGCCGCACCGATGCCGCGGCCTCGCTGCGGGCCGCCCATCACCTCAACCTCGCCCACGGGCTGGCGGCTTCGGCGTTGCGCTCGGTGATGCCCGCCCGCAACCGGATCGCGGTCAGCCTCAACTCCTCGGTGGTGCGGCCGAAGTCGCAGGAGGCGGCCGACCTGGCCGCGGCCCGCCGGATCGACGACCTGGCCAACGGGATCTTCCACGGTCCGATGCTGCACGGCGCCTACCCCGAGTCGCTGTTCGCGGCGACGGCGTCGGTCACCGACTGGTCGTACGTCCTGGACGGAGATCTGCGCACGGCGGGCGCCAAGCTGAACGCGCTGGGCCTGAACTACTACACCCCGGCCCTGGTCTCGGCCGGATCCGGCGAGGTCACCGGCCCGCGGGCGGACGGCCACGGCGCCGGCGACCACTCCCCCTGGCCGGGCGCCGACGACGTGCTGTTCCACCAGACACCGGGCGAGCGCACGCAGATGGGCTGGACGATCGACCCGACGGGCCTGTACGACCTGATCATGCGCTACTCGCGCGAGGCGCCGAATCTCCCGCTGTACGTCACCGAGAACGGCGCGGCCTACGACGACAAGCCCGACCCCGACGGCCGCGTCCACGACCCCGAGCGCATCGCCTATCTGCACGGCCACCTGTCGGCGCTCCGCCGGGCGCTCACCGACGGCGCCGATGTGCGCGGCTACTACCTGTGGTCACTGATGGACAACTTCGAGTGGGCGTACGGCTACGGCAGGCGGTTCGGCGCGGTGTACGTGGACTACACGACGCTCAAGCGCACCCCGAAGTCGAGCGCACGGTGGTATGCGGAGGTGGCACGGACGGGAACGCTGCCACCGGTGGCCTCCGCCACCTGA